One window of Psychrobacillus sp. FSL H8-0483 genomic DNA carries:
- a CDS encoding GNAT family N-acetyltransferase yields MIKKRDLHECTSLYELMSDSTILPYVRQKAYSADEYWFLTKQLMEDEENGKVISRTIVSDFGQPIGTINLFDVEDGAGFLGTWIGTPFQGLGYNKKAKEQFLEELFFELNIHTVFLRIRKINTKSIRATEKLRYALKANDSHHYIYSEINKKQEVFDLYYIPKDLFHLVMMQQDLDEEQAM; encoded by the coding sequence GTGATTAAAAAACGAGATTTGCATGAATGTACTTCTCTCTATGAACTTATGTCCGATTCAACCATACTGCCATATGTACGTCAAAAAGCTTATTCAGCAGACGAGTATTGGTTTTTAACCAAACAACTAATGGAAGATGAAGAAAATGGGAAGGTCATTTCCCGAACAATTGTGAGTGATTTCGGTCAACCAATTGGTACGATCAATTTATTTGATGTGGAAGATGGCGCTGGTTTTTTAGGCACATGGATAGGTACTCCATTCCAAGGACTTGGCTATAATAAAAAAGCAAAAGAACAATTTTTAGAGGAACTGTTTTTTGAGCTAAACATCCACACCGTATTTTTACGCATTCGGAAAATCAACACGAAAAGTATTCGTGCCACGGAAAAACTTCGTTACGCATTAAAAGCGAACGATTCCCACCATTATATCTACTCAGAAATCAACAAAAAACAGGAAGTATTTGATTTATACTATATTCCAAAAGATTTGTTCCATTTAGTTATGATGCAACAAGATTTAGATGAAGAACAAGCTATGTAA